ATGTGCCATATATCCGCTTCTTTGTTTATTCCTATCGCAGTGGGAGAACTAAATCCGGTAAGTTGAACCAACCCCGCCTTGGCAATTTCCACAATATCTTTAAGTTCCATTTTCTGCATCAGCGATTTGAATTTTGATGTCTCCGGCGATGACGATGCCCTTATCTAAGACCCTCTCTAATATATCCGCAAGATTCGTGGCATTTATGGCATGCATCATTTTTTGTTCGGCCATAACTATTCAGCCACTAAGACACCGAGACACCAAGGTTAAAGAATTATTCTCTTAATGCCATCTCTAATAAGTGGCACGTTAAAATTGATAACAAAACCGAGACGCTTACCCGTCAACTTTAGATAACTCAAAACTTGTGCCTCCCATACGGCATTCATCTCTTCTACTGCTTTCACTTCACAAATGATAAGCTCTTCCACAAGAACGTCCAGACGCAAACCCTCCTCTAAAACCATTCCGTCATAAACAATCGGGACATCCACTTGCCTTCGAGATTTTATTCCCTTTTTACCCAACTCATGACAGAAACATATTTCGTACACCTTTTCAAGCAAACCCGGTCCCAGTTTCCTATGGACAGTATAAGCTGCATCCACAATCTGTTTAGTCCCGATGAATATCGGGACCTCTTCTCTTTCTGACAAGGGTTCAAAACTCATATCAATCCTTCGTGTCTTGGTGTCTTCGTGGCTGAACTGTTACGTTCGGTCATGGGATTGTGCTCCTTTGTCTATCCGAGTTTCCGGGTCCTTATGAGCAGACGCGCCGTTTTCTCGCGCAGGTTCGCGATGAAGCGGCAATTCCCGCAGTCTACCTTTTCTTCATCATACTCGAGGCAGGAAAGAAGCACCGCGACTTCTTTTTGCATTTCCTCGGCAATTCCTGCTTTCTCCGACATTCCTTCAGCCCGGTTGATTCTATCCGTCATATCTCTGATTATGGATTCTTGTTTTTGAAAGGTCGGACAACCCATCGTTGCTTGGCTTTTTTTCATTACATCAAATTTCCCAATGGCCCTAAATCCAAATCCAGCTCTTCATCCTCAAGACCGAAGATCGTCTGAACCTCTTTGATCTTCGTCTTGACCGCTTTAAGACTCAATCCTAATTTTTGAATTTCTACAGGAGAAAGAGATCCCCTCTTGACTCTCCGAAAAGCTTCCTTCTCCATGAGTTTTCTTATCAGTTCAACCAGGGTTAAAACCAATTTGGCTAAACCCTGCTCGGCTTTTTTAGGATCACCCAAGTCAATGAGTCTGGGAATATTCTCTTCAGCTCTTTTTATCTCCCTTTGCAATTTCCGTATATATTCCTCTCAGGGCCACTTTGCTGACAACAGCCTCCAATTCCCGATGGGTGTGGGTGAATGCCTCTCGCTTTTCATCGATGCCTTTTGTTAAGAAAATAGAAGAAGCGCCACGGCTCTTCCTCACACAATACAAATAGAATCCTTCCAACCGGCTTACTCTCTTTCTTATTACCCCTCTGTCCCTACGCTTGCCTCTCTTTATAACCTGAGATATTGATCTTGTTTGCGAAGCGACATAAATATTATTCCAACTCCCTGTGGTAAGCAGTAACCGTGCCACCCCATAAACTCAATGCATCGTCTTCGTAACACGCTAATAATAAAAATATTAGAGCACCCGGCCCTACCCGTAATTCGAGATATTTCTAACTTGCACAGTCAAAAAGGGACAGAAATGAGATGAAAAGGGGACAGATTTGTCTATATATTCAGACTTTTTATCTTGCGATACAGGGTCTTTTTATTCAGCTTCAGGAGTTCGGCCGCTTTCATTTTTTTGCCTCCCGCTTCCTCTAAGGCTTTCTTAATGACCTCCTTCTGGAATTTCCGGGTTATTTCCTCAAAAGAAGCCCCTTTTTCCGGGGGTTTTGCGGACTCAATCGTCTCGTTCGTCGGGAGGTGCGGATTTATGGATAAATGGACGAGTTCAATCGTGTCTGATTCCGCCAACAACACCGCTCTTCTGGTGACATTATTAAACTCCCTGACATTGCCCGGCCAAGCATGATTCAGGATACATTTCATGGCCTCCGGCGAAAATCTCTTGACTTCCTTATGGAATTCGCGATTCGCCTCCTCTAAAAAATATTTCGCTAAGATGGGAATATCTTCCTTTCTTTCAGCTAATCGAGGCAACTCGATTTGAAACTCATTGAGCCGATGATAGAGGTCGTCTCTAAATCTTCCCTTGCGAACCTGTTCTGATAGAAGCACATTAGAAGCCACAAGGATACGCACATCTATGCTGATCTCTCTCTGACCGCCCAAATGCTGGAGTCTTCTTTCTTGAAGGACCCTTAAGAGCTTCATCTGGACGGCCTCGGAAAGATTCGTGATTTCATCTAAAAACAAAGTCCCGCCATGGGCTTGTTCAAACTTGCCGTCTTTTCGACCATCAGCTCCCGTGAAAGCGCCCTTTTCATAGCCGAAGAATTCACTCTCAATCAAGGTCTCAGGCAGAGCGCCGCAATCGACGGCCACAAAAGGTTTATCATGACGTCGGCTCATTTGGTGAATCCGCCGGGCGATCAACTCCTTGCCTGTTCCGCTTGCGCCCTGAATGACTACGGTCATATTTGTCGGAGCAATAATCTCAACCTGTTTGAGGATCTGCTGAATTCGGGGACTTTTTCCCATGATCTCTTCAGCATCCTGTTTTTCACCCAGTGTTTTTCGTAATCTTTCCACCTCCTTGCTCAAACTCCGGGTTTCCAATGCCTTTCTGATGATCAATATCAGCTCTTCATCATCAAATGGCTTGGCAATATAGTCAAAGGCTCCCATTTTCATGGCTCTGACAGCACTCTTGATATCGCTATAGGCGGTAACCATGATGGCGAGGAGGTCTTGATCTATTTTTCGTATCCCCTCTAAAACCTTCATCCCGTCCATGTCAGGAAGCCGGATATCCAACAAGGCAATACTAGGGGCACATCTTGCAACCTCTTTTATGGCCTGACGACCAGTGGAAGCGGTCATCACATCATATCCCGCGCCTCTTAAAATCGTGGACAGGTTGAATCGGAAATCTCTATCATCGTCGACAACTAAGATGGTTTCCATACTTATCCTATCGTTTTGACTTTGCTTTCGCCTGGGTTGACTTCCTTGACACGCATTTCCCTTATTTTTCGGACGACATCTTTTTCATTATAAGGCTTGTCGAGAAAACCATAAGCGCCCATTTTCTCTGCTTCGCTTCTGATTTCTTCGCTGCCAAAGGCGGTCGTTATAACGACTGTGGGGGCGGGAGTCATCTTCCTGATGACGGATAATAACACCATTCCATCACCATCAGGCAACCTGAGATCCAATAAGACGAGGTCCGGCAGCCGCCTGTGCAGGTGCTTAAGCGCTTCTCTCTTCGTATGGGCGAACTCCATTTGAAAGCCGTGAGATCTTAAGGAATTCCCCAGAAGAAAGCACAATTCCTTCTCGTCGTCAATGAGCAAAATGCTTTTAATCTGTTTTTTTTCGGGGCCGTTCTTTCTTGCCGATTTGGGTCTTTCTATCTTTCTGAATCGGGCTTTTTTATAGACCTGAAAAAAGGAACTCAGTTCCTCAAGTTCTTCAGGCCTTCGCCAACCGGATAAATTATCGCGCCAGACAACCACTTCGCCCGCTTTTATCTTGCCGGTTTTGATCCAGAGCTTTATGCGGGCGTCCGACACCTGGCGATAAACATTTGTGCCTCTTTTAATATCCCATTTCATTTCCACCATAATTCTTTTCCTCCGTTAGGACTCTCCTTTAATATTTTCTTCGCTACCTGACGGCTTCGGTCCAAGGGGCAAAGAAACAGAAAAGGTAGATCCCTTTCTCCACGCGCTTTCAACCTCAATAATGCCCCCATGGCTGGTTATAATATTTTGACATGTGGTCAATCCCAAACCCGCACCCCGTTTTTTGGTACTGAAGAAGGGGTCAAATATCTTTATTAGATTCTTTTCAGGGATGCCTCTTCCGTTATCTTGAACCTCTATTACGAAAGTGCCCTTTTCTTTTTTCGTGGTAATCGACAAGTTGCCACCGGGCCGCATGGCCTCAATAGCGTTGGCAATTAAGTTCAGGAGGACACGCCCCAGCTGTTCTTTATCAATGAGTAAGATAGAGTGATTAGAGGTCAGGTTCTTACTAACTTTTATTCTCTGCGTTCTAAGCCTGACTTTATGAACATTTAAGACATCCTTAATGACCAGATGAACATCACAAGGCTGAAGATTAAGTTTTATAGGGCGGGCGCAGTTCAGGAGTTCCGTAATTAAATATTCAATCCTATTTGTATTTCTCTCCACGATCTCGGCATAGTCATGACCCTCTGGCTTTATCTTATCCTCTTTTTTGAGTTGTCGGATCGCCAAAATAATGTTGGTCAGGGGATTTCTTATCTCATGGGCGATGCTGGCGGCTATCCGACCGGTAAAAGCGAGTCTCTCCGAACACACCAAATCGTCTTTATTCGCCTTCAAAGCCTCGTAAGAGGCCCCGAGCTCCTCCCTGGAGCGAGACAATCGATCAATCAACTCTTCAACGGACGAACTTTGCTGATCTAAAAGCATTTTTTGGCCCTGAATCGTTGCCTCAAATTGCCTTAATAACTCCCCTCTCTTCTTGTTCTCGGTGATGTCCCGACCATAGAGATTAACATATTTCGCCTCTACAACTGGTACGAGGAAGAACGAGTAAATATTTCCCCCAGACTGCGTTTCGACAATCCTGGTCGTCTGCTTTTCAAGTGTTTCGGTGAGGATATCTCGCCAATATTTCGGTGCCTTCTCACCTCTGCCACAGCCCCAATCAACCAGCAACGAGTTACATGCTTCGTTAGTATAAAGGACCGTGCCATCATAGTTCAGACGCATAACCGGCGCCGGATCCTCAGAAGTGAATTTTGCCAACCTGGTTACTTCTTCTTCCGCCCGTTTACGGTCAGTGATATCCAACAACGACACAACTATGCGGGCTTCTTCTTCTTCTTCTTCTTCTTCTGCAAGAAATATTCTTGCAGTATTAAACTGAAGAAGAAGTTCATCGCTTTGATTCCCTTCTGGCAAACCGGTTCTCGATCGATCTTTTTTCCAAATATGAATCTCTTTTGA
The genomic region above belongs to Syntrophales bacterium and contains:
- a CDS encoding gas vesicle protein; the protein is MAEQKMMHAINATNLADILERVLDKGIVIAGDIKIQIADAENGT
- a CDS encoding GxxExxY protein; protein product: MSFEPLSEREEVPIFIGTKQIVDAAYTVHRKLGPGLLEKVYEICFCHELGKKGIKSRRQVDVPIVYDGMVLEEGLRLDVLVEELIICEVKAVEEMNAVWEAQVLSYLKLTGKRLGFVINFNVPLIRDGIKRIIL
- a CDS encoding gas vesicle protein K, translating into MQREIKRAEENIPRLIDLGDPKKAEQGLAKLVLTLVELIRKLMEKEAFRRVKRGSLSPVEIQKLGLSLKAVKTKIKEVQTIFGLEDEELDLDLGPLGNLM
- a CDS encoding sigma-54 dependent transcriptional regulator, with protein sequence METILVVDDDRDFRFNLSTILRGAGYDVMTASTGRQAIKEVARCAPSIALLDIRLPDMDGMKVLEGIRKIDQDLLAIMVTAYSDIKSAVRAMKMGAFDYIAKPFDDEELILIIRKALETRSLSKEVERLRKTLGEKQDAEEIMGKSPRIQQILKQVEIIAPTNMTVVIQGASGTGKELIARRIHQMSRRHDKPFVAVDCGALPETLIESEFFGYEKGAFTGADGRKDGKFEQAHGGTLFLDEITNLSEAVQMKLLRVLQERRLQHLGGQREISIDVRILVASNVLLSEQVRKGRFRDDLYHRLNEFQIELPRLAERKEDIPILAKYFLEEANREFHKEVKRFSPEAMKCILNHAWPGNVREFNNVTRRAVLLAESDTIELVHLSINPHLPTNETIESAKPPEKGASFEEITRKFQKEVIKKALEEAGGKKMKAAELLKLNKKTLYRKIKSLNI
- a CDS encoding response regulator; the encoded protein is MVEMKWDIKRGTNVYRQVSDARIKLWIKTGKIKAGEVVVWRDNLSGWRRPEELEELSSFFQVYKKARFRKIERPKSARKNGPEKKQIKSILLIDDEKELCFLLGNSLRSHGFQMEFAHTKREALKHLHRRLPDLVLLDLRLPDGDGMVLLSVIRKMTPAPTVVITTAFGSEEIRSEAEKMGAYGFLDKPYNEKDVVRKIREMRVKEVNPGESKVKTIG
- a CDS encoding PAS domain S-box protein is translated as DIDGINTAQQIRDHFDIPVIYLTGYADEDKLQRAKVTGPYGYILKPFKAEELQATIEMALYKHETENKIKREVATTLRSIGDALITVNKEGIITFMNPVAELLTGWKQEAALNRDLTDIFNIKDKEALGFEVGASVKSIIDGDIVSLSSDSTLIPGGNLRSSKEKTEIHIEFKAAPIRDDKGSATGFVLVFRDITERKQAEENLRESEERYRSLVESSDDPIYLVDRNVKYLFANKAFLKRLGNSQDEVVGQDYFQFHSPDGTKEFSAMVEKVFKSGKPVNYEHKSQRDGRDFLRTLNPVMDPETGKTIAITVISKDITDRKRAEEELFRKEEHHKAVIENIFKFVPEGVLVLTESLNLLKQNKAFDDIVQKYAPLLGYTEEELAQKIIEQLRHKIESEDSKEIHIWKKDRSRTGLPEGNQSDELLLQFNTARIFLAEEEEEEEEARIVVSLLDITDRKRAEEEVTRLAKFTSEDPAPVMRLNYDGTVLYTNEACNSLLVDWGCGRGEKAPKYWRDILTETLEKQTTRIVETQSGGNIYSFFLVPVVEAKYVNLYGRDITENKKRGELLRQFEATIQGQKMLLDQQSSSVEELIDRLSRSREELGASYEALKANKDDLVCSERLAFTGRIAASIAHEIRNPLTNIILAIRQLKKEDKIKPEGHDYAEIVERNTNRIEYLITELLNCARPIKLNLQPCDVHLVIKDVLNVHKVRLRTQRIKVSKNLTSNHSILLIDKEQLGRVLLNLIANAIEAMRPGGNLSITTKKEKGTFVIEVQDNGRGIPEKNLIKIFDPFFSTKKRGAGLGLTTCQNIITSHGGIIEVESAWRKGSTFSVSLPLGPKPSGSEENIKGES